The following proteins are co-located in the Chryseobacterium daecheongense genome:
- a CDS encoding SDR family oxidoreductase: MNKTILITGAASGFGKIAAFDLARKGHHVIATTQVYPQMSDMIREAKEQGVEMTVDKLDVTNSRDIAYILKKYDIDILISNAGIMEGGPIAEQPLDLIRSMFEVNVFGALELAQGFIKKFVQKKSGKIVFTSSMGGLWTVPYVAAYCASKHALEAIAEGLKTELAPFNIKIATCNPGVFGTGFNDRGVDSIRHWYDPKENFTPESAFAGAEESLAHQLDPQSMADVIVNVTLDDHSNFRNLHPKETEDFVKQLQTEAWSAKS, translated from the coding sequence ATGAATAAGACAATTTTAATTACTGGAGCAGCAAGCGGATTTGGAAAAATAGCAGCTTTCGATTTAGCAAGAAAAGGACACCATGTAATTGCTACAACACAGGTATACCCCCAGATGAGCGACATGATCCGTGAAGCCAAAGAGCAAGGGGTAGAAATGACTGTTGATAAACTGGATGTTACCAATTCAAGAGATATCGCTTATATCTTAAAAAAATATGATATTGATATTTTAATAAGCAACGCCGGTATTATGGAAGGCGGACCTATTGCTGAACAGCCTTTGGATCTTATCCGTTCAATGTTTGAGGTGAATGTATTCGGGGCTTTGGAACTCGCTCAGGGATTCATTAAAAAATTCGTTCAAAAGAAAAGCGGAAAAATAGTATTTACCTCTTCTATGGGAGGTTTGTGGACGGTTCCGTACGTGGCAGCATACTGTGCATCAAAACATGCTCTGGAAGCTATAGCTGAGGGCTTAAAGACAGAACTGGCTCCTTTTAACATCAAAATTGCGACATGCAATCCGGGAGTATTCGGAACCGGTTTTAACGACAGGGGAGTGGATTCCATAAGACATTGGTATGATCCTAAAGAAAACTTCACTCCGGAATCTGCTTTTGCAGGAGCTGAAGAATCGTTAGCCCATCAACTGGATCCTCAATCTATGGCAGATGTTATTGTAAATGTTACGTTGGATGACCATAGCAACTTCAGAAATTTACATCCAAAGGAAACCGAGGATTTTGTAAAACAATTACAAACAGAAGCCTGGAGCGCAAAGAGCTAA
- a CDS encoding GNAT family N-acetyltransferase, translating to MSSIILNKAFPEDLDILQILGKETFSETFAASNSKEEMDLYLEKSFNKEKLTDELNNLESYFFIAWEEDNPIGYLKLNSGTAQTELQDHSSLEIERIYVKSSHHGKKVGQLLYEKALNTAQELNKAYIWLGVWEENHRAVSFYKKNGFEEFDKHIFRLGNEEQTDLMMKKTLNKQF from the coding sequence ATGAGCTCGATAATACTCAATAAAGCATTTCCGGAAGACCTGGATATCCTGCAGATCCTCGGAAAAGAAACTTTTTCGGAAACCTTTGCAGCAAGCAATTCCAAAGAAGAAATGGATCTTTATCTTGAAAAAAGTTTTAATAAAGAAAAACTGACTGATGAATTGAATAATCTCGAATCTTATTTTTTTATTGCATGGGAAGAAGATAACCCGATCGGATATCTGAAACTGAATTCTGGAACTGCACAGACTGAGCTACAGGACCATTCGTCACTTGAAATTGAAAGAATCTATGTAAAGAGTAGCCATCACGGTAAAAAAGTGGGTCAGCTTCTTTATGAAAAAGCATTAAACACTGCCCAAGAGCTAAATAAGGCTTATATCTGGCTTGGCGTATGGGAAGAAAACCATAGGGCTGTTAGTTTTTATAAAAAGAACGGTTTTGAGGAATTTGACAAACATATTTTCCGTTTAGGCAATGAAGAACAGACAGATCTTATGATGAAGAAAACATTGAATAAACAATTTTAA
- a CDS encoding ligase-associated DNA damage response exonuclease yields MKLITFTKKGIYCPQGQFYIDPWRPVDLAVITHGHADHARWGMKKYFCHDFTKPILYQRIGPDIECQSVGYGEVTTINGVKVSLHPAGHIIGSAQVRLEYKGYVSVISGDYKVQDDGLSTPFELVRCNEFVTESTFGLPIYNWLDIEDLNKKLQNWVLRNKENSKTSVFVGYSLGKAQRIMKAVEGLGKIHVHYSIGKLNEAFESAGIVLPEYEIPDFRESIKHLQGEIVIVPPALLDTNIIRKIPDAATAICSGWMQVRGARRWRSADAGFAMSDHADWGGLLQAVKATEAEIVHVTHGQTEVFSKYLNEIGIKADVVATQFGDDEEEAEKEIIENPES; encoded by the coding sequence TTGAAACTAATTACATTCACAAAAAAAGGAATATACTGCCCCCAGGGTCAGTTTTACATAGATCCGTGGCGCCCTGTAGATCTTGCGGTTATAACGCATGGCCATGCTGATCATGCCCGTTGGGGAATGAAGAAGTATTTTTGCCATGATTTTACAAAACCTATTTTATACCAGAGAATTGGTCCCGATATCGAATGTCAGAGTGTAGGATATGGAGAAGTTACCACGATCAATGGAGTAAAAGTTTCCCTTCATCCTGCCGGACATATAATCGGTTCTGCCCAGGTCCGGTTAGAATATAAAGGATATGTAAGTGTGATTTCCGGAGATTATAAGGTTCAGGATGATGGATTAAGTACACCCTTTGAATTGGTAAGGTGTAATGAATTTGTTACTGAGAGTACCTTCGGACTTCCTATCTATAATTGGCTGGATATTGAAGATCTTAATAAAAAGCTTCAGAACTGGGTGTTGAGAAATAAGGAAAATTCCAAGACTTCAGTTTTTGTAGGATATTCTCTTGGAAAAGCTCAGCGTATCATGAAAGCTGTAGAGGGCCTGGGTAAGATACATGTCCACTACTCTATCGGAAAGCTTAACGAAGCGTTTGAAAGTGCTGGAATCGTCCTGCCTGAGTATGAAATCCCGGATTTCAGAGAAAGCATAAAACACCTGCAGGGTGAAATTGTCATTGTTCCGCCTGCTTTACTGGATACCAATATTATCCGCAAAATACCGGATGCCGCTACGGCAATTTGCTCCGGCTGGATGCAGGTTCGCGGGGCCAGAAGATGGCGGAGTGCTGATGCAGGGTTTGCAATGAGTGACCATGCGGATTGGGGTGGATTGTTACAAGCTGTAAAAGCTACCGAAGCTGAAATAGTACATGTAACCCATGGCCAGACTGAAGTTTTTTCAAAATACTTAAATGAAATAGGAATTAAGGCGGATGTGGTAGCCACCCAATTTGGCGACGATGAAGAAGAGGCTGAAAAAGAAATCATTGAAAACCCCGAATCATGA
- a CDS encoding Atu4866 domain-containing protein: MNKTIEETKEYIGMWVTEDGYVRHELLPDNRYDEARGSRESAYQGNYIVSDNHIDYKDDTGFTADGEFKEGILYHGGMILYKEN, encoded by the coding sequence ATGAATAAGACCATCGAAGAAACAAAAGAATACATCGGAATGTGGGTAACAGAGGATGGATATGTCCGTCATGAATTGCTGCCGGACAACCGGTATGATGAAGCACGTGGCTCAAGAGAAAGTGCTTATCAGGGAAATTATATCGTTTCAGATAATCATATTGATTATAAAGATGACACCGGATTTACAGCTGACGGAGAGTTTAAAGAAGGGATATTATATCATGGAGGTATGATTTTGTACAAAGAAAATTGA
- the pdeM gene encoding ligase-associated DNA damage response endonuclease PdeM gives MNIATKNVTIQSEIFTLTNQRAVFWKKEKALILSDLHIGKTAHFRKNGIALANHIMKSDLERLSVLIAYFQPEKFIMVGDLLHAGNNSDVDEFCAWKNQYPDLKFYLVEGNHDRISKVLDEKLCLDFKANVLELGDILFIHDFDNSNPKFQITGHIHPGFVISSPVKNIRLPCFVKTSGQLLLPAYSEFTGLDTKNLPKGGKFFVFTDAEIYEI, from the coding sequence ATGAACATCGCCACAAAAAACGTAACCATTCAATCTGAAATCTTCACCTTAACCAATCAGCGCGCTGTATTTTGGAAAAAAGAGAAAGCACTGATTTTATCAGATCTTCACATCGGGAAAACAGCCCATTTCAGAAAAAATGGAATTGCTTTGGCGAACCATATAATGAAAAGTGATCTGGAGCGTCTTTCTGTGCTGATTGCTTATTTTCAGCCTGAAAAATTTATCATGGTAGGCGATCTGCTTCATGCCGGAAATAATTCTGATGTGGATGAATTCTGTGCATGGAAAAATCAATACCCGGATCTGAAATTCTATCTTGTGGAAGGAAATCATGACCGGATTTCCAAAGTGCTGGATGAAAAATTATGTCTTGATTTTAAAGCCAATGTGCTTGAATTAGGAGATATCCTGTTTATTCATGATTTCGACAATTCGAATCCGAAGTTCCAGATTACAGGGCATATCCATCCGGGATTTGTCATCAGTTCTCCGGTTAAAAACATCCGTCTTCCATGTTTTGTAAAAACATCCGGGCAGTTGCTTCTTCCGGCTTACAGTGAATTTACCGGATTAGATACAAAGAATCTTCCTAAAGGAGGAAAATTCTTTGTTTTTACCGATGCCGAGATCTATGAAATTTAA
- a CDS encoding AraC family transcriptional regulator — translation MAEQSEILFNQLVYSCAFEKHRGHEEFIPDHFLGFQLSGETHAFHDQGKTVIKENTVVLVRKNQLIRTIKYPAKSAKYQFISITLDKETLRQYAAENKVVTDEVFHNNKKIFFESDAFFSNYFISLTPYIDKTKTISSNLASLKVKEAIELILQSNPDFKNLLFDFSDPHKTDLKEFMNKNFIFNLSIDAFAKLTGRSLSGFKRDFQKTFNMPPKKWLKEKRLQEAYYLIKHKNKKPADIYLDLGFENLSHFYYSFKEKYGLTTSEISPQSVS, via the coding sequence ATGGCTGAACAATCTGAAATATTATTTAATCAACTGGTGTATTCCTGTGCATTTGAAAAACACAGGGGACATGAGGAATTTATTCCTGATCATTTCCTTGGTTTTCAGCTGTCTGGTGAAACCCACGCTTTCCATGATCAGGGGAAAACCGTTATAAAGGAAAATACAGTGGTTCTGGTGAGAAAAAACCAGCTGATCAGGACCATAAAGTATCCTGCCAAAAGTGCAAAATACCAATTTATTTCTATAACACTGGATAAAGAAACTTTACGGCAATATGCCGCTGAAAATAAAGTAGTAACGGACGAAGTATTCCATAATAACAAGAAAATATTCTTTGAATCGGATGCATTCTTTTCGAACTATTTTATTTCGCTAACTCCTTACATCGATAAAACAAAAACAATTAGCTCCAATCTTGCTTCCTTAAAAGTGAAAGAAGCTATTGAGCTTATTTTACAGAGTAATCCTGATTTTAAAAATCTGCTTTTTGATTTTTCCGATCCCCATAAAACGGACCTGAAGGAATTTATGAATAAGAATTTCATCTTTAATCTTTCTATAGATGCCTTTGCAAAGCTTACAGGGCGTAGTCTTTCAGGCTTCAAGCGTGATTTTCAGAAGACATTCAATATGCCTCCTAAAAAATGGCTTAAGGAAAAAAGGTTGCAGGAAGCGTATTATCTTATCAAACATAAAAATAAAAAACCGGCTGACATCTATCTGGATCTTGGATTTGAAAACCTGTCCCATTTCTATTATTCATTTAAAGAAAAATATGGTCTTACTACTTCTGAAATTTCACCACAATCAGTATCCTGA
- a CDS encoding ATP-dependent DNA ligase, which yields MRHFAELINALESTNKTNAKIDAIIDYLERAPDEDKVWFIALFTGKRPKRNVNTNYMKEWALEITKLPFWLFQESYSSVGDLGETLSLILPQPTEKIERSLSQWMNDIVNLKEKTEAEKKEFVLQSWNGLDYTERLIFNKLLGGSFRIGVSDKTLINALTKYSGQEASALMHSMMGKWNLGEVSFQELISAEKVNTDNSRPYPFCLAYPLEKELSELGDPDEWLVEYKWDGIRGQIIRRNDEVFIWSRGEELVTEQFPEIAESVKAMQGNFVIDGEILAVRDDKVLNFNELQKRLNRKNVTKKMLTDVPIEVFAYDLIELEGNDLREKPISARRAILEELFLNENPEKLKLSAIVDFEKWEELDQIRESSRDINSEGLMLKQKNSPYHSGRKKGDWWKWKINPMTIDAVLIYAQKGSGRRSAYYTDYSFAVKNGDSLVTIAKAYSGLTDKEIMEVSRFVNKNAIEKFGPVRTVKAELVFEIAFEGIGFSSRHKSGVALRFPRIVRWRKDKTVDEIDDLEEIKKLIQ from the coding sequence ATGAGACATTTTGCAGAACTGATCAACGCTTTGGAAAGCACCAATAAAACCAATGCCAAAATTGATGCGATCATTGATTATCTTGAGCGTGCTCCTGATGAAGATAAAGTATGGTTTATTGCCTTATTTACAGGCAAAAGACCCAAAAGGAATGTCAATACAAATTATATGAAAGAATGGGCTTTGGAGATTACAAAGCTGCCTTTCTGGCTTTTTCAGGAAAGCTACTCTTCTGTCGGGGATCTTGGAGAAACACTTTCTCTGATTCTTCCGCAACCTACCGAAAAAATAGAACGAAGTCTTTCACAGTGGATGAATGATATTGTGAACTTAAAAGAAAAGACAGAAGCTGAGAAAAAAGAGTTTGTCTTACAATCGTGGAATGGGCTGGATTATACGGAACGATTAATATTCAATAAATTACTGGGCGGAAGCTTCAGGATCGGCGTATCGGATAAAACACTGATTAATGCGCTTACAAAGTATTCCGGACAGGAAGCCAGTGCACTAATGCACAGTATGATGGGGAAATGGAATCTCGGTGAAGTTTCTTTCCAGGAACTGATCTCCGCCGAAAAAGTAAATACAGATAATTCACGTCCTTATCCATTTTGTCTTGCCTATCCTTTGGAGAAAGAGCTTTCGGAATTGGGAGATCCGGATGAATGGCTCGTCGAATACAAGTGGGATGGAATCCGCGGGCAGATCATCAGGAGAAATGATGAAGTATTCATCTGGTCCCGGGGTGAAGAGTTGGTAACAGAACAGTTTCCTGAAATTGCAGAGTCTGTAAAGGCCATGCAGGGGAATTTTGTCATAGATGGAGAAATACTTGCGGTAAGGGATGATAAAGTTTTAAACTTTAATGAATTACAGAAAAGGTTAAACCGTAAAAATGTCACCAAAAAAATGCTTACTGATGTTCCTATCGAAGTATTTGCCTATGATCTTATTGAGCTTGAAGGAAATGATCTGCGCGAAAAACCTATCTCAGCCAGAAGAGCAATACTCGAAGAATTATTCCTGAATGAAAATCCCGAAAAATTAAAGCTGTCAGCAATCGTTGATTTTGAAAAATGGGAGGAACTGGATCAGATCAGGGAAAGCTCCAGGGATATTAATAGTGAGGGTTTAATGCTTAAACAAAAAAACTCTCCGTATCATTCAGGACGGAAAAAAGGAGATTGGTGGAAATGGAAGATCAATCCCATGACCATTGACGCAGTGCTGATCTATGCTCAAAAAGGAAGTGGCCGACGAAGTGCTTACTATACCGACTACAGTTTTGCAGTTAAAAATGGAGATTCACTGGTAACAATTGCTAAGGCTTATTCAGGATTAACGGATAAGGAGATCATGGAAGTAAGCAGGTTTGTTAATAAGAATGCGATTGAAAAATTCGGTCCTGTCCGGACTGTAAAGGCGGAACTTGTTTTTGAAATTGCTTTTGAAGGAATAGGTTTCAGCAGCAGGCATAAAAGCGGGGTGGCTCTACGTTTTCCGAGAATCGTAAGATGGCGGAAAGACAAAACAGTCGATGAAATTGATGATCTTGAAGAAATAAAAAAACTGATACAATAG
- a CDS encoding SDR family NAD(P)-dependent oxidoreductase translates to METKKVWFVTGASKGLGLSLVRKLLSEGYRVVATSRNAESLVKEIGDASDAFLPLEVNLQDDSSVKEAVEKSIAHFGQLDVIINNAGYGQIGTLEELSDEEARENFDVNVFGSLNVIRNVMPYLRNQGSGNIFNIASQLHLDTINGNQANDPEKAAEVLIAISKEAQPPVHLLLGNDAYDILKNKINMINQDAEQWKNYTLSTAYTELS, encoded by the coding sequence ATGGAAACAAAAAAAGTATGGTTTGTTACAGGCGCTTCAAAAGGTTTGGGGCTTAGTCTGGTAAGAAAATTATTAAGTGAAGGATACCGCGTTGTAGCGACAAGCCGGAATGCCGAATCTTTGGTTAAAGAAATAGGTGATGCCTCTGATGCATTTTTACCATTGGAAGTTAATTTACAAGATGATTCCAGCGTAAAAGAGGCTGTGGAAAAAAGCATTGCACATTTCGGACAATTGGATGTTATTATCAATAATGCAGGATATGGCCAGATAGGTACTCTGGAAGAATTATCGGACGAAGAAGCCAGAGAAAATTTTGATGTGAACGTATTTGGCTCCTTAAATGTGATCAGAAATGTTATGCCTTATTTACGGAATCAGGGTTCCGGAAATATATTTAACATTGCTTCTCAATTACACCTTGATACAATTAATGGAAACCAGGCCAACGATCCGGAGAAGGCTGCTGAAGTGCTTATTGCCATAAGTAAGGAGGCTCAGCCACCAGTGCATTTATTGCTGGGAAATGATGCCTATGATATACTTAAAAATAAAATAAATATGATTAACCAAGATGCGGAACAGTGGAAAAATTACACATTGTCTACCGCATACACAGAACTTTCATAA
- a CDS encoding helix-turn-helix transcriptional regulator, whose translation MEKTFRFNSISEFHHFCNLEGPEHPLISLIDYSRVSYPVKDDEMKWIQNFYSIGLKRNVNAKFNYGQQEYDFDSGVLSFVSPLQFLKVEINQNAKVEPTGWILLIHPDFLWNTSLAKKIKSYDFFQYAVNEALFLSDKEEKAIVEILLNIEKEYRSNIDKFTQDLIIAQIELLLIYSERFYERQFLTRKKSNHEVIERFEQTISKFFDHERIISKGLPTVKAIAEEMNISPNYLGSLLRIHTQQSTQNHIQSRLIDYAKERLSTTSLSVSEIAYELGFEHPQSFSKLFKQKTAQSPLEFRKFFS comes from the coding sequence ATGGAAAAGACATTTCGCTTTAATTCGATTTCCGAGTTTCATCATTTTTGTAATCTTGAAGGGCCTGAACATCCGCTGATCAGTCTGATTGATTATAGCAGGGTTTCTTACCCTGTGAAGGATGATGAAATGAAATGGATTCAGAATTTTTATTCTATTGGTTTAAAGCGGAATGTTAATGCTAAATTTAACTACGGACAGCAGGAGTATGATTTTGATTCCGGGGTTTTATCATTTGTTTCTCCTTTACAGTTTTTAAAGGTGGAGATCAATCAGAATGCTAAAGTGGAACCTACAGGCTGGATACTTCTGATCCATCCCGATTTTCTGTGGAATACGTCACTTGCCAAAAAGATCAAATCTTATGATTTTTTCCAATATGCAGTGAATGAAGCTTTATTTCTTTCAGACAAAGAGGAAAAAGCTATTGTAGAAATTCTGCTGAATATAGAAAAAGAATACCGGTCTAATATCGATAAATTTACCCAGGACCTGATCATTGCACAGATAGAACTGCTTCTCATATATTCCGAGCGTTTTTATGAAAGACAGTTCCTGACCAGGAAAAAATCCAATCATGAAGTCATAGAACGTTTTGAACAAACAATTTCTAAATTCTTTGATCATGAACGGATCATTAGCAAAGGTTTGCCTACAGTGAAAGCTATTGCTGAAGAAATGAATATTTCTCCTAATTATCTGGGAAGTCTGTTGCGTATTCACACTCAGCAAAGCACGCAGAACCATATTCAGAGCAGGCTCATCGACTATGCAAAGGAACGGCTAAGTACAACCAGTCTGTCCGTTAGCGAAATTGCCTATGAATTGGGTTTTGAGCATCCGCAATCTTTCAGTAAACTTTTTAAACAGAAGACGGCCCAGTCACCATTGGAATTCAGAAAGTTTTTTTCATAA
- a CDS encoding ligase-associated DNA damage response DEXH box helicase — MAEKGNTPFKFQTDTWWKFGNGYSGMVIAPTGFGKTYSVFLALITDFLNHPEKFKKGLKMIWITPLRSLSKDIAKAMEEAINEIGLDWTVGVRNGDTDPKTRQQQVKNMPEILVVTPESLHLLLGQKNHVRFFQNLHCIAVDEWHELLGSKRGVMVELGISQVRKYAPTLKIWGITATIGNLEEAMDVLIPYDVKKVKITAKQHKKIDIIPVFPDEVEILPWAGHLGAKLADKIVPIILESKSTIVFTNTRSQSEMWYQLLLNAYPDFAGQIAIHHSSIDAHLRIWIEENLSNGKLKAVVSTSSLDLGIDFKPVDTVIQIGSAKGVARFLQRAGRSGHSPFETSKIYCVPTHSLELIEVAALKEAVKQKVIEPREPQVLCFDVLVQFLMTLAVGDGFYPDETYQRIKNIYTFQEIRDEEWQAIIDFLTIGGSALKSYEEFHKVVIMEDGLFKVTSRKIAMLHRMNMGAIVSDAMLKVKFISGGYIGMVEEYFISKLKKEEKFILAGRVLEVAMVKDMTVYVRLAKGKALAPSYLGGRLPLSSNLGHFLREKLSGALNPSSSEKELKFLHPLLVNQEKRSHIPREDEFLVELIKNREGYHLFMYPFEGRLVHEVMAALIAFRISKLAPISFSMAMNDYGFELFSDKEIPIHEDNLQKILTRDNLMVDVISSINSAEMARRKFRDIAVISGMVIQNFPGQQRSNKALQSSAGLIFKVLEDYDPNHFLVRQAYTEVFNMQLQEQRLVEAFKRIEKSKIVLKYSNTFTPLSFPIKVDSLRQTLSSEGLDTRIQKLIQQATKGRK, encoded by the coding sequence ATGGCTGAAAAAGGTAATACCCCATTTAAATTCCAAACGGATACCTGGTGGAAATTTGGAAATGGATACAGCGGAATGGTTATTGCGCCTACGGGATTTGGTAAGACCTATTCCGTGTTTTTGGCGTTAATTACAGATTTTCTTAATCATCCTGAGAAATTTAAAAAAGGACTTAAAATGATCTGGATCACTCCTCTCCGATCCCTTTCCAAAGATATTGCTAAAGCCATGGAAGAAGCTATCAATGAAATCGGGTTGGATTGGACAGTAGGTGTCAGAAATGGTGACACTGATCCTAAAACCAGACAGCAGCAGGTAAAAAATATGCCTGAAATCCTTGTCGTAACACCGGAAAGTTTACATCTGCTTCTGGGACAGAAAAATCATGTTAGATTCTTCCAGAATCTTCACTGTATTGCTGTAGATGAATGGCATGAGCTGCTGGGATCCAAAAGAGGTGTGATGGTGGAACTGGGAATTTCGCAGGTCAGAAAATATGCTCCAACACTAAAGATCTGGGGAATTACCGCAACAATAGGCAATCTTGAAGAAGCAATGGATGTTCTGATACCGTATGATGTAAAAAAAGTGAAGATCACGGCTAAACAACATAAAAAGATCGATATCATTCCTGTGTTTCCGGATGAAGTTGAAATTTTACCGTGGGCTGGACATCTCGGGGCTAAACTGGCAGATAAAATTGTTCCCATCATTCTGGAATCCAAATCTACCATTGTTTTTACGAATACCCGGAGCCAGAGTGAAATGTGGTATCAGCTGCTTTTAAATGCATATCCTGATTTTGCCGGGCAAATTGCCATTCACCATAGTTCCATAGATGCTCATTTAAGGATCTGGATTGAAGAAAACTTAAGTAACGGCAAATTAAAGGCTGTTGTTTCTACTTCATCTTTAGATTTAGGTATCGACTTTAAACCTGTTGATACAGTGATCCAGATAGGATCAGCAAAAGGAGTCGCAAGATTTCTGCAACGGGCAGGAAGAAGCGGACACTCCCCTTTTGAAACTTCAAAAATATATTGTGTTCCTACCCATTCCCTGGAGCTGATCGAGGTGGCAGCATTGAAGGAAGCCGTCAAACAGAAAGTTATAGAGCCCAGGGAACCTCAGGTTTTGTGTTTTGACGTATTGGTTCAGTTCCTGATGACTTTAGCTGTAGGTGATGGTTTCTACCCTGACGAAACCTATCAGAGAATTAAAAACATTTATACTTTCCAGGAAATAAGGGATGAAGAATGGCAGGCTATAATAGATTTTCTTACCATTGGCGGCAGTGCTCTGAAAAGTTATGAGGAGTTTCATAAGGTAGTTATTATGGAAGATGGTTTGTTTAAAGTTACTTCCCGCAAAATAGCTATGCTGCACAGAATGAACATGGGAGCGATTGTAAGTGATGCCATGCTGAAAGTGAAATTTATTTCCGGAGGCTATATCGGAATGGTTGAGGAATATTTTATTTCAAAGCTTAAAAAAGAAGAGAAGTTCATTTTGGCTGGAAGAGTTCTTGAGGTAGCAATGGTGAAGGATATGACCGTTTATGTACGGTTGGCAAAGGGAAAAGCTCTGGCTCCGAGCTATCTTGGAGGAAGGTTGCCTTTAAGTTCAAATCTGGGGCATTTCTTAAGGGAAAAACTTTCCGGTGCATTGAATCCTTCATCTTCGGAAAAAGAGCTGAAATTTTTACATCCATTATTGGTTAATCAGGAAAAAAGGTCCCATATACCGAGAGAAGATGAGTTTCTGGTAGAACTTATTAAAAACAGAGAAGGTTATCATTTGTTTATGTACCCTTTTGAGGGACGTTTAGTCCACGAAGTGATGGCTGCCCTGATCGCTTTCAGGATTTCAAAACTGGCTCCCATTTCATTTTCAATGGCCATGAACGATTACGGATTTGAATTGTTCAGTGATAAGGAGATTCCGATACATGAAGATAATCTGCAAAAGATCCTGACCCGGGATAATCTTATGGTTGATGTAATATCGAGTATTAATTCGGCTGAAATGGCCCGGCGAAAATTCAGGGATATTGCCGTGATCTCCGGAATGGTGATTCAGAATTTTCCGGGACAACAAAGATCGAACAAAGCTTTGCAAAGCTCAGCAGGCCTTATTTTTAAAGTACTCGAAGACTATGATCCCAATCACTTCCTTGTTCGTCAGGCCTATACGGAAGTCTTCAACATGCAGCTTCAGGAGCAAAGGCTCGTGGAAGCTTTTAAGAGAATAGAAAAATCAAAGATTGTTTTAAAATATTCCAATACTTTTACCCCTTTAAGCTTTCCTATTAAAGTTGACAGTCTTCGTCAGACGCTTTCAAGTGAAGGGTTAGATACGAGGATACAAAAGCTGATACAACAGGCGACTAAGGGAAGAAAATAG
- a CDS encoding heme-binding protein has translation MNITYHEATKALNESIKKAETLGIPVSIAVVDTGGHLVSFARLDSVYGVIDFAIKKARTAVMFGVDTEVMGTIIAGTDIHGYGMLNSNGGLLTIAGGVVIRNEKGNIIGAIASSGGTVEQDREIALEGASSIF, from the coding sequence ATGAATATTACTTATCACGAAGCAACAAAAGCGTTAAACGAATCAATTAAAAAAGCAGAAACACTTGGTATTCCCGTAAGCATCGCCGTTGTAGATACCGGAGGACATCTGGTTTCTTTTGCCCGCTTAGATAGTGTATACGGAGTGATAGATTTTGCTATAAAAAAAGCAAGAACGGCCGTTATGTTCGGAGTAGACACGGAGGTAATGGGAACCATCATTGCTGGCACAGACATTCACGGATATGGCATGCTGAATTCAAACGGCGGTCTCCTTACAATTGCAGGCGGCGTAGTCATCAGGAATGAAAAAGGGAATATAATAGGTGCTATCGCGTCTTCGGGAGGTACTGTGGAGCAGGATAGAGAAATAGCACTTGAAGGAGCCTCTTCTATTTTTTAA